In Synechococcus sp. KORDI-100, a single window of DNA contains:
- a CDS encoding alpha/beta fold hydrolase has product MVRSRSYWAALFSSLSLTLLGAPAVALERLVLTMPFLETSITINLGEVDSAAQLIRSSPDLEDLQSASGGQLLSLLETIFLAPLPAETRLFLEGSSGQPLLEQALLAAASFVKLEGVDLPADGRTLTDALIRAERNGQANVLGFLREMPGQEASVDLSQLATMANRLMTNMQEGVALAKAGPAAPTSRAAQSKPRQGWIRSELTLPVPHRTEALRVLSLVPKSTANGRLVIISHGLWDDPESFEGWAELLAAAGYTVLMPDHPGSDFAQQRAMLAGDRPPPGPEELRQRPRDVSALLDAVASGELLSDRSLETRSVAVIGHSWGATTSLQLAGGAPVESKLSSRCGDLSDTERNISWVLQCSWLSGIWQAAITDSRVKAVVAVSPPLRLLFDPGSSSRLSAKVLLVSGTRDWVVPSGPEAIAPMRTSGAVRDGHRLVLVEGADHFGLRSFRDEEQPATVGPLIVAWVNEQLDVKGSGQLGSLRYSTGGWGTQTMPLIDISDQL; this is encoded by the coding sequence ATGGTTCGTTCCCGTTCCTACTGGGCTGCCCTGTTCAGCAGCCTTTCTCTCACGTTGCTGGGTGCACCTGCTGTTGCGCTCGAGCGGTTGGTTCTGACGATGCCGTTTCTGGAAACAAGCATCACCATCAATCTCGGCGAGGTGGACAGTGCCGCGCAGCTGATCCGCTCCAGCCCTGATCTTGAGGATCTGCAGAGTGCCAGCGGAGGCCAGCTTCTCTCGCTGCTGGAAACGATTTTTTTGGCGCCTCTGCCAGCGGAAACCCGCCTCTTTCTTGAGGGCTCATCCGGTCAGCCGCTCCTGGAGCAGGCTCTGCTTGCGGCAGCCTCTTTCGTGAAGCTTGAGGGGGTCGATCTTCCTGCCGATGGCAGGACTCTCACGGACGCACTGATTCGTGCGGAGCGCAATGGACAAGCCAACGTGCTGGGATTTCTGCGGGAGATGCCGGGGCAGGAGGCCTCCGTTGATCTCTCCCAGTTGGCGACCATGGCGAATCGCCTGATGACCAACATGCAGGAGGGTGTGGCTCTGGCCAAGGCGGGTCCTGCCGCCCCAACAAGCAGGGCAGCTCAGAGCAAGCCTCGTCAGGGCTGGATCCGATCGGAGCTGACGCTGCCGGTTCCGCATCGCACCGAAGCGCTGAGGGTGCTGTCGCTCGTACCGAAAAGTACCGCTAACGGTCGTCTCGTCATCATTTCCCATGGACTCTGGGATGACCCGGAATCGTTCGAAGGCTGGGCTGAGTTACTCGCGGCCGCGGGATACACCGTCCTGATGCCGGACCATCCAGGCAGTGACTTCGCGCAGCAGCGGGCGATGCTGGCTGGCGATCGCCCACCACCGGGCCCGGAGGAACTTCGTCAGCGGCCTCGCGATGTCTCGGCACTTCTTGATGCTGTCGCGTCTGGAGAGCTGCTGTCAGACCGTTCACTGGAGACGCGATCGGTGGCCGTGATCGGCCACTCCTGGGGTGCCACCACCAGTCTGCAGCTGGCTGGTGGCGCTCCAGTGGAGAGCAAGTTGTCGTCCCGCTGCGGTGATCTTTCAGACACCGAGCGGAACATCAGCTGGGTGCTGCAATGCAGCTGGTTGTCTGGAATCTGGCAGGCGGCAATCACCGATTCCCGCGTCAAAGCTGTGGTGGCGGTCAGTCCACCGCTGCGGCTTCTGTTCGATCCCGGTAGTTCGTCCCGTCTCAGCGCCAAGGTGCTGCTCGTCAGCGGAACCAGAGACTGGGTGGTTCCTTCTGGTCCTGAGGCGATCGCTCCGATGCGAACGTCCGGTGCAGTCCGGGACGGCCATCGTCTTGTGCTGGTGGAGGGCGCGGATCACTTCGGTCTGCGCAGTTTCCGCGATGAGGAACAACCCGCCACGGTGGGGCCGTTGATTGTGGCCTGGGTTAATGAACAGTTGGATGTCAAGGGTTCTGGACAACTCGGTTCATTGCGGTACAGCACAGGCGGCTGGGGCACTCAAACGATGCCTTTAATTGACATCAGTGATCAGCTTTGA
- the rpsF gene encoding 30S ribosomal protein S6, whose translation MTHDPYYETMYILRPDIPEEEVESHLTKYRDVLVEAGAEVLDNQMRGKRRLAYPINKHKEGIYVQLSHNGDGQHVGVLEKTMRLSEDVIRYLTVKQEGPLPAPRVVPGSEPAQQPQEAAAGSAS comes from the coding sequence ATGACGCACGATCCCTACTACGAGACCATGTACATCCTTCGTCCGGATATTCCGGAGGAGGAAGTCGAAAGCCACCTCACCAAATACCGCGATGTCCTCGTTGAGGCAGGTGCTGAGGTGCTGGACAACCAGATGCGCGGAAAACGGCGTCTGGCCTACCCAATCAACAAGCACAAGGAAGGGATCTACGTCCAGCTGAGCCACAACGGCGACGGACAGCACGTCGGCGTCCTCGAAAAAACGATGCGGCTCAGTGAGGACGTGATCCGCTACCTCACTGTCAAACAGGAAGGCCCTCTGCCTGCTCCACGGGTGGTGCCGGGCAGCGAACCTGCACAGCAACCACAGGAAGCTGCTGCAGGTTCAGCCTCCTGA
- a CDS encoding DUF3134 domain-containing protein encodes MSALDSINPSLTRYGRKDPAPVLPLREEPDLLSWLESSGRLVADEESGSPEVSTVEEEELSALMGEKEDYNNADEQNEEQWED; translated from the coding sequence ATGAGCGCACTCGACAGCATCAACCCTTCCCTGACCCGTTACGGGCGCAAGGATCCGGCGCCGGTGCTTCCGCTGCGAGAGGAACCTGACCTCCTCAGCTGGCTGGAAAGCAGCGGTCGACTGGTGGCTGATGAAGAATCCGGATCACCTGAAGTGAGCACGGTCGAAGAAGAGGAACTCTCGGCTCTGATGGGCGAAAAAGAGGATTACAACAACGCCGACGAGCAGAACGAGGAGCAGTGGGAAGACTGA
- a CDS encoding shikimate dehydrogenase — protein sequence MINGGTALLGLLGDPVRHSLSPVMQNAALQTMGLNWSYVPLPCVSGNLAAVLQGLHAVGCRGLNVTIPHKQNAASHCSELSPLAKRLGAVNTLSPLDSGRWRGSNTDVEGFLAPLKERGEWQARRALVIGNGGSARAVVAGLQTLALQSLTVVGRRREALSSFISELSLQQAPVRGCLIDDPSLPEEIRASDLVVNTTPVGMAEHDGADGVPLGLATWNNLPEGITLYDLIYTPRPTPWLAMGLERGFHCIDGLEMLVQQGAASLRIWSGHQDVPVDVMRLEALKVLKA from the coding sequence ATGATCAACGGTGGAACAGCTCTGCTGGGACTGCTCGGTGATCCGGTGCGGCATTCCCTCTCGCCTGTGATGCAGAACGCTGCTCTGCAGACGATGGGGTTGAACTGGTCCTATGTGCCCCTGCCCTGTGTGAGCGGGAATCTGGCGGCGGTCCTGCAGGGACTGCACGCTGTCGGCTGTCGGGGCCTGAATGTCACCATTCCCCACAAGCAAAATGCGGCCAGCCACTGCAGCGAGCTCAGCCCATTGGCGAAACGTCTCGGCGCCGTGAACACTCTGAGTCCCCTCGACTCGGGACGGTGGCGTGGGAGCAACACGGATGTCGAGGGATTCCTGGCTCCCCTAAAAGAACGGGGGGAGTGGCAGGCTCGACGAGCACTGGTCATCGGCAACGGAGGATCGGCACGGGCGGTCGTGGCGGGGTTGCAGACCCTGGCTCTTCAATCGTTGACGGTGGTCGGCAGACGCAGGGAAGCGCTCTCAAGCTTCATCTCGGAACTCTCCTTGCAGCAAGCTCCCGTTCGTGGATGCCTGATTGACGATCCATCGCTCCCGGAAGAGATCAGAGCCAGCGATCTGGTGGTCAACACCACACCTGTCGGGATGGCTGAACACGACGGCGCCGATGGCGTCCCCCTTGGTCTGGCGACGTGGAACAACCTGCCGGAGGGCATCACGCTGTATGACCTCATCTACACACCACGACCGACGCCCTGGCTGGCGATGGGGCTGGAGCGGGGTTTTCACTGCATCGACGGCCTCGAGATGCTCGTGCAGCAGGGAGCCGCTTCCTTGAGGATTTGGAGTGGTCACCAGGATGTGCCGGTCGATGTGATGCGTTTGGAAGCCCTGAAGGTTCTGAAGGCCTAG
- the purT gene encoding formate-dependent phosphoribosylglycinamide formyltransferase — MSLFPRTVMLLGSGELGKEVVIAAQRLGCRVIACDRYGGAPAMQVADQAEVLPMTDAQALLEVVQRHRPDVVIPEIEALAVNALTQLEKEGITIIPTANATAVTMNRDRIRDLAAGELGLRTARFAYASSAEQLAQAAGPLGWPVVVKPVMSSSGKGQSVVEGPEGLAQAWSKAMDGARGISTRVIVEEFLRFNLEITLLTVRQHSGETLFCAPIGHEQERGDYQNSWQPADLTAQQLRQAQTMARTVTDHLGGVGLFGVEFFLCGEEVIFSELSPRPHDTGLVTLISQNLSEFELHLRAVLNLPIPQLRTAEAAASRVILAEETLECVNYEGVGDALAEADTQVLLFGKPTARPGRRMGVALARAESMADARSKADRAAACIKVCGN, encoded by the coding sequence ATGAGCCTCTTTCCTCGCACCGTGATGCTTCTGGGAAGTGGAGAACTGGGTAAGGAGGTTGTGATCGCAGCCCAACGACTTGGATGCAGGGTGATCGCCTGTGATCGCTATGGCGGTGCTCCAGCCATGCAAGTCGCTGATCAGGCGGAGGTCCTGCCCATGACCGATGCCCAGGCTCTTCTGGAGGTTGTACAGCGCCACCGTCCCGATGTGGTGATCCCTGAAATTGAGGCCCTCGCTGTCAATGCCCTCACGCAATTGGAAAAGGAGGGCATCACGATCATTCCCACCGCCAACGCCACGGCTGTGACGATGAACCGTGATCGAATCCGTGATCTGGCGGCAGGAGAGCTTGGGTTGCGGACGGCTCGCTTCGCCTACGCCAGCAGCGCTGAACAGCTCGCCCAGGCAGCAGGACCCCTGGGCTGGCCAGTGGTGGTGAAACCGGTGATGAGTTCGTCAGGCAAAGGTCAAAGCGTCGTCGAAGGCCCGGAGGGACTGGCACAAGCCTGGTCAAAGGCCATGGATGGTGCCCGCGGCATCTCCACACGCGTGATCGTGGAGGAATTTCTACGGTTCAATCTTGAAATCACGCTACTAACCGTGCGTCAGCACAGTGGTGAGACCCTGTTTTGCGCACCCATCGGCCACGAGCAGGAACGGGGCGATTACCAGAACAGTTGGCAACCAGCCGACCTGACTGCCCAGCAACTCCGGCAGGCTCAGACCATGGCCCGCACCGTGACGGACCATCTCGGTGGGGTTGGTCTGTTTGGGGTGGAATTTTTTCTCTGCGGTGAGGAGGTGATCTTTTCAGAACTGTCGCCGCGTCCCCATGACACCGGCCTGGTGACGCTGATCAGCCAGAACCTGAGTGAATTCGAGCTGCATTTGCGGGCTGTTTTAAATCTGCCAATCCCACAGCTGCGGACTGCAGAAGCTGCAGCCAGTCGGGTGATTCTTGCCGAAGAGACTCTGGAATGCGTGAACTACGAGGGCGTGGGTGATGCCCTTGCAGAAGCTGACACCCAGGTTCTGCTCTTCGGCAAGCCGACTGCCAGACCCGGCCGTCGCATGGGTGTGGCCCTTGCCCGCGCTGAATCGATGGCTGACGCCCGCTCAAAAGCGGACCGTGCAGCGGCATGCATCAAGGTGTGCGGGAACTGA
- a CDS encoding argininosuccinate synthase — protein MGRAKKVVLAYSGGVDTSVCIPYLMQEWGVQEVITFAADLGQGDELEPIRQKALDAGASQSLVGDLIQPFIEEFAFPAIRANALYEGRYPLSTALARPLIARRLVEVAQEMGADAVAHGCTGKGNDQVRFDVAIAALAPDLKVLTPAREWGMSREETIAYGERCGIPAPVSKKSPYSIDLNLLGRSIEAGPLEDPMVAPPEEVFAMTASVDQAPDQPEEIDVHFEAGNPVAINGQPLNPVAMIREANRLAGIHGIGRLDMIENRVVGIKSREIYETPGLLLLIQAHQELESLTLAADVLRSKRQLEMQWADLVYQGLWFGPLKDALDGFMDRTQQHVNGVVRLRLQKGNATVIGRGSSESSLYVPSMASYGSDDQFDHRAAEGFIYVWGLPTRLWAANKRTSS, from the coding sequence ATGGGCCGCGCCAAAAAAGTAGTGCTTGCCTATTCCGGCGGAGTGGATACCAGCGTCTGCATCCCTTATCTGATGCAGGAGTGGGGCGTGCAGGAGGTGATCACCTTTGCGGCGGATCTTGGTCAGGGCGATGAACTGGAGCCGATTCGTCAGAAGGCTCTGGATGCAGGAGCGAGTCAGTCTCTTGTGGGCGACTTGATTCAGCCGTTCATCGAGGAATTCGCCTTCCCCGCGATCCGTGCGAATGCTTTATACGAGGGTCGCTATCCCCTGTCCACGGCCCTGGCGCGTCCCTTGATTGCCCGGCGACTGGTTGAGGTGGCACAGGAGATGGGTGCGGATGCCGTTGCCCATGGCTGTACGGGCAAGGGCAACGACCAGGTCCGTTTTGACGTAGCGATCGCCGCGTTGGCACCGGACCTGAAGGTGTTAACTCCCGCCCGCGAGTGGGGCATGAGTCGGGAGGAGACGATTGCCTATGGCGAGCGTTGTGGGATTCCTGCTCCTGTGAGCAAGAAATCGCCTTATTCCATCGATCTCAACTTGCTCGGACGCAGTATCGAGGCCGGTCCGCTGGAAGATCCCATGGTGGCTCCTCCTGAAGAGGTGTTTGCCATGACCGCCTCCGTTGATCAGGCACCTGATCAACCGGAGGAGATTGACGTTCATTTTGAAGCGGGCAATCCCGTGGCCATCAATGGGCAGCCTCTGAATCCGGTTGCGATGATCCGCGAAGCCAATCGTCTCGCTGGAATCCATGGCATCGGGCGTCTCGACATGATCGAGAACCGGGTCGTTGGCATCAAATCCCGCGAGATCTACGAAACTCCAGGGCTGCTGCTCCTGATCCAGGCCCATCAGGAATTGGAGAGTCTGACGCTGGCAGCCGATGTGCTGCGCAGCAAACGCCAGCTTGAGATGCAATGGGCCGATCTCGTTTATCAGGGGCTTTGGTTTGGTCCTCTGAAGGATGCGCTGGATGGCTTCATGGATCGCACGCAGCAACACGTCAACGGCGTTGTGCGGCTTCGTCTGCAGAAGGGCAATGCGACCGTGATCGGCCGCGGCTCGTCCGAGAGCAGCCTCTACGTTCCGTCGATGGCGTCCTATGGCAGTGACGATCAGTTCGATCATCGTGCTGCAGAGGGTTTTATCTACGTCTGGGGTCTGCCGACACGTCTCTGGGCCGCCAACAAGCGCACGTCAAGCTGA
- the mraY gene encoding phospho-N-acetylmuramoyl-pentapeptide-transferase encodes MPWWENGSLSAALLILLVIGSSFASDKWIPNAQLSLPLLIATLLAFLTAAVGIPRLRALKMGQVIREEGPQGHRNKAGTPTMGGLLIVPVGTIIGSLVSVSGSAGQQLLAIATVTLAYMVIGGFDDWQSLTKQTNTGLTPRGKLLLQALAAVLFLAVAAWQGWISDQVSLPFGISLSLGLMIWPLGLFVFLAESNATNLTDGLDGLASGCGALVFAGMAIQLMLRGHSGDPAIAGFCMAMAGAWLGFLMHNRNPARAFMGDTGSLAMGAALSAVALLSDSLWPLLLMGGVFLAESLSVIVQVWVFKATKDVDGQGRRVFRMAPLHHHFELGGTSERTVVPCFWLATLGMVILGLVLRPIG; translated from the coding sequence ATGCCGTGGTGGGAGAACGGATCGCTCAGTGCAGCTCTGCTGATCCTGCTGGTGATCGGCAGCAGCTTCGCGTCTGACAAGTGGATCCCCAATGCGCAGCTGAGCCTGCCGCTGCTGATCGCGACCTTGCTGGCCTTCCTCACAGCAGCCGTGGGGATCCCTCGGTTGAGGGCCTTGAAAATGGGTCAGGTGATCCGGGAGGAGGGACCACAAGGCCATCGAAACAAAGCCGGGACCCCAACGATGGGGGGACTGCTCATCGTCCCTGTTGGAACCATCATCGGCAGCCTCGTGAGTGTGAGCGGCAGCGCCGGACAGCAGCTGCTGGCGATTGCCACCGTGACCCTGGCTTACATGGTGATCGGCGGATTCGACGACTGGCAAAGTCTGACGAAACAGACGAACACCGGCCTGACTCCGCGCGGAAAGCTGCTGTTGCAAGCCCTGGCAGCCGTGCTCTTTCTGGCGGTGGCTGCCTGGCAGGGATGGATCAGTGATCAGGTCTCGCTGCCCTTCGGAATCAGCCTGTCGCTGGGATTAATGATCTGGCCCCTTGGCTTGTTCGTGTTCCTGGCCGAAAGCAACGCCACCAACCTCACCGACGGACTCGATGGTCTGGCCAGCGGCTGTGGTGCCCTCGTCTTCGCAGGCATGGCGATCCAACTGATGCTCCGTGGTCACTCCGGCGATCCGGCCATCGCCGGTTTCTGCATGGCCATGGCTGGGGCCTGGCTCGGTTTCCTCATGCACAACCGCAATCCGGCCCGTGCCTTCATGGGGGATACCGGTTCATTGGCCATGGGAGCAGCACTCAGTGCTGTCGCACTCCTCTCGGACAGCCTCTGGCCCCTGCTTTTGATGGGAGGGGTGTTCCTGGCGGAATCTCTTTCAGTGATTGTCCAGGTCTGGGTGTTCAAAGCCACCAAAGACGTCGACGGACAAGGCCGGCGTGTCTTTCGAATGGCACCGTTGCATCACCACTTCGAATTGGGAGGCACCAGCGAGCGCACGGTGGTGCCATGCTTTTGGCTGGCCACGCTCGGCATGGTGATTCTTGGCCTTGTGCTTCGACCAATCGGCTGA
- a CDS encoding Tic20 family protein gives MEIPTWQRLVAPLMYLLPWSDAIQFSGPLFQQYPWMAWLELPALPLVLLESSVPFGFGGLLLFFVLFLAVVRNPSVPYFLRFNTLQALLTDIILVVLGFAFTILLQPLGGSGLLIRTLSSTVVIATLAILVFALVECLQGHEPDLPGISQATRMQLY, from the coding sequence GTGGAGATTCCTACCTGGCAGCGACTGGTCGCCCCACTGATGTATCTGCTGCCCTGGAGCGATGCCATCCAATTCAGCGGACCCCTGTTTCAGCAATATCCCTGGATGGCGTGGTTAGAGCTACCGGCCCTTCCCCTCGTTCTGCTCGAAAGCAGCGTCCCCTTCGGATTTGGCGGGCTGCTGCTGTTTTTCGTGCTTTTTCTGGCGGTGGTGCGCAACCCTTCCGTGCCCTATTTCCTGCGCTTCAACACGCTCCAGGCCTTGCTGACGGACATCATCCTGGTCGTGCTGGGGTTCGCCTTCACGATCCTTCTGCAACCTCTGGGGGGCAGCGGCCTGCTGATCCGAACGCTCTCCAGCACCGTCGTCATCGCCACCCTGGCGATCCTCGTGTTCGCTCTGGTGGAGTGCCTGCAGGGACACGAACCAGACCTGCCGGGGATCAGTCAGGCCACACGCATGCAGCTGTACTGA